One Pectobacterium cacticida genomic window, TGGCACAGTCGCTGGCGGCGCACGCGGGTTTGTGGCATGCGCCGACGTTGCGTGGCCGTCGCGTAAGTCGCATTGCCGTTATGTCATCGTCCCGTCGGCGAGGAATAGGTAAGGCGCTAATCGCCGTGCAGATGCGTGAAGCACAGCAACAGGCGCTGGATTATCTGTCAGTGAGTTTCGGTTATCAGCCAGATCTGTGGGCATTTTGGCAATCTTGTGGATTTCAACTGGTGCGTATTGGCAGTCATCTTGAGGCCAGCAGCGGCTGCTACAGTGCGATGGCGGTGCTGCCGCTGAGTGAGGCGGGGCGCCAACTGGCGCAGCAGGGTCACCAGCAGTTGGCGCGCGACTGGCGTTGGTTGCAGCGCCAGATCCCACTAAGCCTTGCGCTGCCGCAGGCAGGCGATACCGAACTGAATGAAGATGACTGGCGAGAACTGGCGGGGTTTGCGTTTGCGCATCGACCGATGGAAGCTAGCTTCGCCGCGCTTTGTCGATTGATGGAACACACCCTCCTACCGTCACCAGCGCTACGCTTACTGGTGGAGGCACCGACCGACGACGTGCGGATAGCGACGACGCTGGGGTTAAGTGGCAGAAAAGCGCTTCTGAAACGCTGGCGCGCAGAAACCGCCAATGCACTACACGATCTTGATGCGCGGCGCTGTGAGCGCTGGCGGGCGCAAGCGCTCCCCGCTCATGTGACAGAGGATGCGTCTCATCCCCGAAACGCATCATTATGACGATGCCAATAATGGCATGACTACTGTGGTGTTTTGAAAGCAGGTGTCTGGCGAAGTAATTCCCACAGAGCTTCCTGCAAGGCGCTCTTTTGCGCTTCTAGCAATTGTGGATAGCGTTGATAAAATAGATCCTCTTTGGCGGAAAATTCAGCGTTTTCCTGCCGCCATTGTTCACGTAACTGGGTTATTTGCTCTCGTGTTAGCTGTCGATTTGGCGAGGTATTTTCCTGTTTTTCGAACCAGGCTTCCCGCTTAGCAGGAATGGCGCGTTCCGCAGTATCCCATCCGTCGTTAATTTGTAGAAACTGTGCCAGGGTGAAGCCAAGTGTAATGCTAATGCTCCGCCAGCTATCGGCATCGGATGCAGCAGGCGGCGGCGATAGGCTGGCGAGTATTGTCGCAATATTTTTTTCCAGTCCCAATTCACTGGGGGCTGCTTCTTCCCAGCTTATCGCCTGCTGATGCAGAGCCGTCCATTCGCTTTCCGCTACCACTTCACCCGCTAACAACCGTGAAATGGCGTGAGTCCACTGCTGGCGCAGGCTGTCGACGGTTTTATCTGCCAGACAGTCAGACCACGGATTTCCCTCGTGACTTAACCAATGGTGCATCCATTGCAGCGCGACGCCCTCTACGGCTTTTCCCGGCGTGAGCGCGGTGAAAAGCGCGTCAACTTGCGCCGGTGTGGTGCTCGGTATTTTCTCCAGCAGCAGGCCGAGTGCGGCAGGCAGGCCGGTAACCCGCTCGAAGATGCGAATGTCTGCATTGTGTGCTAATACGGCAGAAACCGAGCCTTTGTTGTCCTGCCAGTAGGGAGCGACGGCGTGTTCAATATCGCCGTCTGCTGCATGTTGGCGCAGTCGCTGGTGGAGAAAAGCATGCAGAGAAGCATCACCATAGAACGCGCCCCACGTTATGCGACCATCTGCCAGCGGTTGCACGGTGTTCTGCATCGCAATATGGTGCGACTCCAGCCAACCGCGTAGCTGTGCCAGTGTTTTCACTCCGATCTGCCGGGAGATTTCCTGTCCGCTTTTAAACAGCAGCAGCGTAGGAATGCCGCGTACCCCAAAACGCTGCATCAGTGCCGGATATTGCTCTACATCCAACTTGGCGATGGTCAGGTTATCAGGCGTGTTGTCGGCAATCGTGTTTAGCAGAGGAGCCAGCGTTTTACACGGCTGGCACCAGGGAGCCCAGAGGTCGAGCAGAATGGGCTTGTCGCTCGTCGTGAGCAACGCATCCAGCGAGGTGTCGCTGGCGGTGATAATGGTGTCTGACATGGTGTCTCCGTTCAGAGAGAATCGTAAGTAAATTAGGTCGGGGAACAATCAACCGTGGCAATACGGCTTACTGCGAGCCGCCTACGGTCATGTTGTCAATGCGAAGCGTTGGCTGGCCGACGCTGACGGGCAATGACTGTCCTTCTTTGGTACATGCGATATTGCCGTCATCCAGGGCCAGATCGTTGCCTACCATTGCGACGTGCAGCAGCGCTTCTGGTCCGTGGCCAATCAAGGTGGCGCCTTTAACCGGCCGAGTGACACGGCCATTCTCGATCAGGTAGGCTTCCGTGGTGGAAAAGACATATTTCCCACTGCTGATATCAACCTGCCCGCCGCCGAAGCCAACGGCATAGAGACCGTTTTTAACCGAGGCGATCACTTCTTCGGCTGGATACTGCCCCGCCAGCATGTAGGTGTTGGTCATACGCGGCAGTGGTAATGTGGAATAGGACGAGCGACGCGCGTTGCCTGTTAGGGCGGTCTTCATCAGTTTGGCGTTTAGGCTGTCCTGTAAATAGCCGCGCAGGATACCGTCTTCAATTAGTGTCGTGCATTGCGATGGTGTGCCTTCATCATCCACATGCAGCGAGCCGCGTCGGTTAGCGAGCGTGCCGTCATCCACGACGGTAATACCTGGCGCGGCGACGCGTTCTCCTAACAAGCTGGAAAAAGCAGAACTGCCTTTGCGGTTAAAATCGCCTTCCAGTCCGTGTCCTATGGCTTCATGCAGTAGGATGCCGGGTGAACCAGCGCCGAGGATCACGCTATAGGTGCCTGCTGGCACTGGGCTGGCGCCCAAATTATTTAGTGCCTGATCGACGGCTTGATTAACCCAGTGGCTGACCGTTTCTTCGGTAAAAAATCCATAATTGAGCCGCCGTCCGCCACCGCTGGAGCCATTCTCACGGCGACCCTGTTGCTCGACCACCACATTGATGACCAAATTCACCAGCGGACGAACGTCGGCAGCGAGTCGGCCGTCATGCCGGGCGATAAGAATGGTTTCATGCGAGGCGTTCAGGTAGGCCGTTACCTGCGTCACTCGGGGATCGCGGGCACGCGCCTGACGATCGATCGAAAACAGCAACTGGCGTTTATGTTCTTCCGTGATCGCGAGCAAGGGATTGTCTGACGGGTAGAGCGTGGCAGCACTGTGTGGCAATGATGCCGGTAAGGCCACGCTGGCGGCTTGCCCCTGACGGCTGATTTCTCTTACGGTACTGGCGGCCTGGAGAATGGCCTGCGGACTAAGATCGTTGGTGTAGGAAAAGGCGGTTTTCTCACCACTGACGGCGCGGACGCCAACGCCCTGATCGCGGCTAAATCCTGTTGGGCGCACAATACCATTTTCTATCTGCCAGCCTTCATGCTGGCGGCGTTGAAAATAGAGATCGGCATAGTCTACCTGGCGCTGCATGATGTGGTTTAGTGCGTGTGTTATCTCTGTCGTTTCCAGCGAAAATGCCGACAGCGCAGGTGAGACGGGGGTCGTGGTGGCGTGTATGGCCATGATGATGATCCTGTTTCTGTGACGCGATGTGGGATTACTGCCCGGCGATCTGCATCTCTTCAATCAATAGAGAACCGCAGGAGAGATTGCCCTGCGTGTGGATATCCGCGCCGAGCGCGACGCATTGCAGAAGCAGCGTTTTCAGGTTGCCTGCAATGGTGATTTCTTCGACCGGATACTGAATGTCGCCGTTTTCGACCCAAAATCCTGCTACCCCCTGTGAATAATCGCCTGTCATAGGGTTAAGCCCGTGCCCCAGCAGTCTGGTCACCAGTAGCCCTGTGTGCATACGGCGCAGTAGCGTCGGTAAATCATCGGCGGGGTGGTTCTGATTGCTACTAACGGTGAGGTTATAGGCACCGCCTGCGTGTCCAGTAGTCATCAATCCCAGTCGCCGAGCGCTATAGCTGGAGAGAAAATAGCCCTGAGCGATACCGTCGCGGATGACGTGGCGCGGAACGGCGGCGACGCCTTCGGCATCAAAGCAGGCGCTGGCCAGCGCGCCGGGAATTAACGGGTTTTCATACAAGCTCAGATGCGGGGCGATGATGGTGTCTCCGAGGCACTGACCCAGAAACGATGAGGAACGGTAGAGTGATGTTCCGCTCAACGCACCGATCAGATGATGAATTAAGCTGTGTGCCGCAGGCGCTTCAAACAACACCGGACAGCGACGGGTTGACAGCTTTTTTGCCCCAAGTTGAGCCATTGCGCGCCGCGCCGCAGTATGGCCGATAGCTTCCGGCTCTGCCAATTGCGAAGGTGCTCGGCCGACGGTGTACCAAAAGCCCTGCTGGCGTTGCGAATCATTACGGGCAATCGCGTGGCTCCACAGCGTGTGCAACGACGTCGGGTAGCCTGCGGCAAAGCCGGCGGAGTTCGCCAGAATAAAGTCACTCTGCTGCGAGGTGATTTCCGTACTTTCACTGTAGCTATGCTCGTGTGTACTATTGGCAGCCTGCTCGGCACGTAGCGCCAGCGCCAGCGCTTGCTCAACTGTCAGCGTATCGGAGCTGTGTAGCGCAAGATCGTAAATATCGCGCGCAAAATGCTGTGGTTCCGGCAGACCGTTACAGGGGTCCTCATCGGCGTATTTTGCCAGCGTGATGGCTTCGTCCACCGCATCTCTTAATGCTTCCCGGCTAAATAAGGTAGATGACACACTCCCCGCCCGTTGGCCGAAGTAGACTGTGACAGACAAAAAGCGACTGTGGTTTTGCGTCAGCGTATCAATATCGCCGTTCCTAACGCGTATTGTTCGGCTGTTCCCCTGCGAGACATGCACTACTGCCTGACTGGCGCCTTTGGCGGCCGCGAAGTCCAGCACTTCACCTGCCAGCGACTGAAGCGTATCGGTTTGTGGCGAAGCAAGAACGGGAGAATCATCAAGAAAAGGCATCATTGGTATCCATGCGTTGCAGTGTTCTACTGGTGATGTGCAACAAGAAAAGAAAAGCGTCACCGCATTGCGAAACTTTTTTACGTTGGGGGGAGTGAAGTAAAAAGTCTTGGCACACTGATGCCAGAGAAACGGTCAGCATCAGTGCGCAAAATGTGATCAGGGGTTTTTTACCGGTTGCAGGACGAAATCGATTTTGTTCAGGCCGCGCTGCTGGGCGCTGGTCATGACATACGCCACCCGACCATACTCGACTGCCTGATCGGCAAATAGCCGTATATTGGGGTGAGCGCCTTCGGCCGATGCGGCATCAAGTTTGGCGATCAACTGCGCATCATCAATCGCTTCTTTATTCCAATTAATCTGTCCCGTCGCGGTAATCGCGATGTCTACCGCTTGTGGATCCTTTGTGATTTTCTCTACGCTGGCTCGTGGTAGTTCCACTTTCACGGCGTGGTTGATGACTGGCAGGGTAATCATAAACACGATTAGCAACACCAGCATGACATCGATAAACGGCGTCATGTTGATGTCGTTAAGCAGCGCGTCTTCCTGGCTTTCAAACGGGGACGTCATACTCATAGCGGCATTCCTCTTCAGGCTGAGCGTTCTACGGGGTGCACAGATTCATACTGCGCTGTTGTGCTATCCAAGCCAGTAAGGCTAGTGTCCACGCGTGAGCCCGTCAGTAGGTATGCATGGAGGTCGTGCGCAAAGCGATTCATAGCATGCAGTACGATGCGATTGCGGCGGTTAATGGCGTTGAACCCTAAAACAGCGGGAATCGCTACGAACAAACCAAACGCGGTCATGATTAGCGCTTCGCCAACAGGGCCTGCAACTTGCGCTAGATCGGGTTGGCCGATGGTGCTGATGGTTTGCAGGGCGTGAAAAATACCCCATACGGTACCCAATAGGCCGATAAACGGTGCGGTACTGCCGATGGAGGCCAATGTTCCCAGTCCTGATTGCAGTTTTCCGGCATTAGTGTCCAGTGTGTT contains:
- the trxA gene encoding thioredoxin, which gives rise to MSDTIITASDTSLDALLTTSDKPILLDLWAPWCQPCKTLAPLLNTIADNTPDNLTIAKLDVEQYPALMQRFGVRGIPTLLLFKSGQEISRQIGVKTLAQLRGWLESHHIAMQNTVQPLADGRITWGAFYGDASLHAFLHQRLRQHAADGDIEHAVAPYWQDNKGSVSAVLAHNADIRIFERVTGLPAALGLLLEKIPSTTPAQVDALFTALTPGKAVEGVALQWMHHWLSHEGNPWSDCLADKTVDSLRQQWTHAISRLLAGEVVAESEWTALHQQAISWEEAAPSELGLEKNIATILASLSPPPAASDADSWRSISITLGFTLAQFLQINDGWDTAERAIPAKREAWFEKQENTSPNRQLTREQITQLREQWRQENAEFSAKEDLFYQRYPQLLEAQKSALQEALWELLRQTPAFKTPQ
- the tldD gene encoding metalloprotease TldD gives rise to the protein MAIHATTTPVSPALSAFSLETTEITHALNHIMQRQVDYADLYFQRRQHEGWQIENGIVRPTGFSRDQGVGVRAVSGEKTAFSYTNDLSPQAILQAASTVREISRQGQAASVALPASLPHSAATLYPSDNPLLAITEEHKRQLLFSIDRQARARDPRVTQVTAYLNASHETILIARHDGRLAADVRPLVNLVINVVVEQQGRRENGSSGGGRRLNYGFFTEETVSHWVNQAVDQALNNLGASPVPAGTYSVILGAGSPGILLHEAIGHGLEGDFNRKGSSAFSSLLGERVAAPGITVVDDGTLANRRGSLHVDDEGTPSQCTTLIEDGILRGYLQDSLNAKLMKTALTGNARRSSYSTLPLPRMTNTYMLAGQYPAEEVIASVKNGLYAVGFGGGQVDISSGKYVFSTTEAYLIENGRVTRPVKGATLIGHGPEALLHVAMVGNDLALDDGNIACTKEGQSLPVSVGQPTLRIDNMTVGGSQ
- a CDS encoding TldD/PmbA family protein, translated to MMPFLDDSPVLASPQTDTLQSLAGEVLDFAAAKGASQAVVHVSQGNSRTIRVRNGDIDTLTQNHSRFLSVTVYFGQRAGSVSSTLFSREALRDAVDEAITLAKYADEDPCNGLPEPQHFARDIYDLALHSSDTLTVEQALALALRAEQAANSTHEHSYSESTEITSQQSDFILANSAGFAAGYPTSLHTLWSHAIARNDSQRQQGFWYTVGRAPSQLAEPEAIGHTAARRAMAQLGAKKLSTRRCPVLFEAPAAHSLIHHLIGALSGTSLYRSSSFLGQCLGDTIIAPHLSLYENPLIPGALASACFDAEGVAAVPRHVIRDGIAQGYFLSSYSARRLGLMTTGHAGGAYNLTVSSNQNHPADDLPTLLRRMHTGLLVTRLLGHGLNPMTGDYSQGVAGFWVENGDIQYPVEEITIAGNLKTLLLQCVALGADIHTQGNLSCGSLLIEEMQIAGQ
- a CDS encoding ExbD/TolR family protein, with the protein product MSMTSPFESQEDALLNDINMTPFIDVMLVLLIVFMITLPVINHAVKVELPRASVEKITKDPQAVDIAITATGQINWNKEAIDDAQLIAKLDAASAEGAHPNIRLFADQAVEYGRVAYVMTSAQQRGLNKIDFVLQPVKNP
- a CDS encoding MotA/TolQ/ExbB proton channel family protein, which produces MNTLDIHHFWQQGDIVTHSVAIILLIMSLLSWTVMLLKARQLLMLNKSVQCSRHTFWQATNLQESIEKLGKQRFNPFRDLVIEGHALLKHPNKFSSTLGGHVDLSDWLVRGLGNTLDTNAGKLQSGLGTLASIGSTAPFIGLLGTVWGIFHALQTISTIGQPDLAQVAGPVGEALIMTAFGLFVAIPAVLGFNAINRRNRIVLHAMNRFAHDLHAYLLTGSRVDTSLTGLDSTTAQYESVHPVERSA